A single genomic interval of Streptomyces sp. NBC_00663 harbors:
- a CDS encoding YbjN domain-containing protein: MSIDPSSIPNFGGQPEPQPQGPAGPVVPDQDLVKQLLEQMELKYVVDEEGDLAAPWEQFRTYFMFRGEGDQQVFSVRTFYDRPHKIDEKPQLLESIDDWNRRTLWPKVYTHTHDDGTVRLIGEAQMLIGTGVALEHFVSSTVSWVRAAIEFDKWLVEQLGLEREVNDAEQPEGDADGDE, encoded by the coding sequence GTGAGCATCGACCCGTCCTCGATTCCGAACTTCGGGGGCCAGCCCGAGCCGCAGCCCCAAGGACCGGCGGGCCCCGTCGTCCCGGATCAGGACCTCGTGAAGCAGCTCCTGGAGCAGATGGAGCTGAAGTACGTCGTTGACGAAGAGGGTGACCTCGCGGCGCCGTGGGAGCAGTTCCGTACGTATTTCATGTTCCGGGGTGAGGGGGACCAGCAGGTCTTCTCCGTCCGGACGTTCTACGACCGGCCCCACAAGATCGACGAGAAGCCGCAGCTGCTCGAGTCCATCGACGACTGGAACCGGCGCACCCTGTGGCCGAAGGTCTACACGCACACCCACGACGACGGCACCGTCCGCCTCATCGGTGAGGCGCAGATGCTGATCGGCACCGGGGTGGCCCTGGAGCACTTCGTGTCGTCGACGGTCAGCTGGGTGCGGGCCGCGATCGAGTTCGACAAGTGGCTCGTGGAGCAGCTCGGCCTGGAGCGGGAGGTCAACGACGCCGAGCAGCCCGAGGGTGACGCCGACGGCGACGAGTAG